A single genomic interval of Chrysemys picta bellii isolate R12L10 chromosome 8, ASM1138683v2, whole genome shotgun sequence harbors:
- the HAND1 gene encoding heart- and neural crest derivatives-expressed protein 1 isoform X1, with protein MNLVGSYQHHLLHEPFLFSPASRCHPERSYFQSWVLNPAEVSPDLSGQPSPYPSAEFGAPGPGHGPSRLEALSSRLGRRKGVGPKKERRRTESINSAFAELRECIPNVPADTKLSKIKTLRLATSYIAYLMEVLAKDSQAGETEGFKAELKKTDSRESKRKREPQPEVYSHSLGHGEKKLKGRTGWPQQVWALELNQ; from the exons ATGAACCTGGTGGGGAGTTACCAGCACCATCTGCTCCACGAGCCCTTCCTCTTCAGCCCGGCCTCCAGGTGCCACCCGGAGCGCTCCTACTTCCAGAGCTGGGTGCTCAACCCGGCCGAGGTGTCCCCCGACCTCTCCGGGCAGCCCTCCCCCTACCCCAGCGCCGAGTTCGGGGCGCCGGGGCCCGGCCACGGGCCCAGCCGGCTGGAGGCGCTGAGCAGCCGGCTGGGCCGGCGGAAAGGCGTGGGCCCCAAGAAGGAGCGCCGGAGGACCGAGAGCATCAACAGCGCATTCGCCGAGCTGCGGGAGTGCATCCCCAACGTGCCGGCCGACACCAAGCTCTCCAAGATCAAGACCCTGCGCCTGGCCACCAGCTACATCGCCTACCTGATGGAGGTGCTGGCCAAGGACAGCCAGGCCGGGGAGACCGAGGGCTTCAAGGCCGAGCTCAAGAAAACGGACAGCCGGGAGAGCAAGCGGAAAAGGGAGCCG CAGCCTGAAGTCTACTCGCATTCCCTAGGCCATGGAGAGAAAAAGCTCAAAGGAAGGACTGGTTGGCCTCAGCAGGTCTGGGCTCTGGAGTTAAATCAGTGA
- the HAND1 gene encoding heart- and neural crest derivatives-expressed protein 1 isoform X2, producing the protein MNLVGSYQHHLLHEPFLFSPASRCHPERSYFQSWVLNPAEVSPDLSGQPSPYPSAEFGAPGPGHGPSRLEALSSRLGRRKGVGPKKERRRTESINSAFAELRECIPNVPADTKLSKIKTLRLATSYIAYLMEVLAKDSQAGETEGFKAELKKTDSRESKRKREPPEVYSHSLGHGEKKLKGRTGWPQQVWALELNQ; encoded by the exons ATGAACCTGGTGGGGAGTTACCAGCACCATCTGCTCCACGAGCCCTTCCTCTTCAGCCCGGCCTCCAGGTGCCACCCGGAGCGCTCCTACTTCCAGAGCTGGGTGCTCAACCCGGCCGAGGTGTCCCCCGACCTCTCCGGGCAGCCCTCCCCCTACCCCAGCGCCGAGTTCGGGGCGCCGGGGCCCGGCCACGGGCCCAGCCGGCTGGAGGCGCTGAGCAGCCGGCTGGGCCGGCGGAAAGGCGTGGGCCCCAAGAAGGAGCGCCGGAGGACCGAGAGCATCAACAGCGCATTCGCCGAGCTGCGGGAGTGCATCCCCAACGTGCCGGCCGACACCAAGCTCTCCAAGATCAAGACCCTGCGCCTGGCCACCAGCTACATCGCCTACCTGATGGAGGTGCTGGCCAAGGACAGCCAGGCCGGGGAGACCGAGGGCTTCAAGGCCGAGCTCAAGAAAACGGACAGCCGGGAGAGCAAGCGGAAAAGGGAGCCG CCTGAAGTCTACTCGCATTCCCTAGGCCATGGAGAGAAAAAGCTCAAAGGAAGGACTGGTTGGCCTCAGCAGGTCTGGGCTCTGGAGTTAAATCAGTGA
- the HAND1 gene encoding heart- and neural crest derivatives-expressed protein 1 isoform X3: MNLVGSYQHHLLHEPFLFSPASRCHPERSYFQSWVLNPAEVSPDLSGQPSPYPSAEFGAPGPGHGPSRLEALSSRLGRRKGVGPKKERRRTESINSAFAELRECIPNVPADTKLSKIKTLRLATSYIAYLMEVLAKDSQAGETEGFKAELKKTDSRESKRKREPVRPSLKSTRIP; encoded by the exons ATGAACCTGGTGGGGAGTTACCAGCACCATCTGCTCCACGAGCCCTTCCTCTTCAGCCCGGCCTCCAGGTGCCACCCGGAGCGCTCCTACTTCCAGAGCTGGGTGCTCAACCCGGCCGAGGTGTCCCCCGACCTCTCCGGGCAGCCCTCCCCCTACCCCAGCGCCGAGTTCGGGGCGCCGGGGCCCGGCCACGGGCCCAGCCGGCTGGAGGCGCTGAGCAGCCGGCTGGGCCGGCGGAAAGGCGTGGGCCCCAAGAAGGAGCGCCGGAGGACCGAGAGCATCAACAGCGCATTCGCCGAGCTGCGGGAGTGCATCCCCAACGTGCCGGCCGACACCAAGCTCTCCAAGATCAAGACCCTGCGCCTGGCCACCAGCTACATCGCCTACCTGATGGAGGTGCTGGCCAAGGACAGCCAGGCCGGGGAGACCGAGGGCTTCAAGGCCGAGCTCAAGAAAACGGACAGCCGGGAGAGCAAGCGGAAAAGGGAGCCGGTAAGGCCGAG CCTGAAGTCTACTCGCATTCCCTAG